From the genome of Deltaproteobacteria bacterium:
TCCTCGTCTCCAGCGTCTTCGGCCTCCTCGTCCCCTGGATGATCCGGGAGGCGGTGGACGCCGTCTCCGCCGCGCGGGGAGGCGGACCGCCCGGCGAGGGCCGCCTGCTCCGCGCCGTGGGGCTCATGATCCTCTTCTCCATCCTTCACGCCGTCTTCCGGTTCCTTTCCCGCCGGTCCCTGTTCGTGGCCGCGCGGGACGTGGAGCAGGAGGTGCGGCGGCGCCTCTTCTCCCACGTGGTCCGCCTGCCGATCCGCTTCTTCCACGCGACGCCGACGGGGGACGTGATGTCGCGCATGACGAACGACCTGTCCGCCGTGTGGCTCTTCCTCGGCCCCGGCCTGCTCACCCTCGTCGGGACCGTCCTCTCGTGGCTGCTCGCGGTCGCCTTCATGCTCCGGATCAGTCCCATGCTCACCGGTGTGTCGCTGCTGATCGCCCCCGCGGTCGTGTACCTCTCCCGGGAGTACGGGCGCGCCTTCCACCTGCGGCATCGCCTGGTCCAGGAGTCGCTCGCCTCGATGAACGCGGCGTTGCAGGAGAACGTCTCCGGGATCCGCCTGGTGAAGGCGTTTTCCCTCGAGGCGAGGGAGGAGGAGCGGTTCTCCGGGGAGTGCGAGCGGTATTACCGGCACAACCTGGCCGTCGCGCGGACCTCCGCGGCGTTTCACGGGGCGATCGGCCTGCTCGCCGGCGTGGGCGTGGCCCTCGTTCTGTTCCTCGGGGGACGGGCCGTCGCCCAGGGCGCCCTCACCCTCGGGGGGTTCGTCGCCTTCAACGCGTACCTCGCGATGCTTTCCTTCCCGACGATGGCGATGGGATGGGTGATCAACCTCTCTCAGCGGGGGAGCTCCGCCATGGGGCGGATCAACGAGTTTCTGCGGCTGCCCGTGGAGTTTCCCGAAGACGGGACGGAACCCGGCGAGGAGGGGACGACACCGATCCGGGATGCGTCCGGGTCCGGGATCGGGGAGCCGCCGCTCCTCGAGGTCCGCGACCTCGCCTTTTCTCATGGGGGCGAAGGAAGGGGGGAGGCGCTCCGGGGCGTCTCCTTCTCCGTGCGGAAGGGGGAGGTGATCGGGGTGGTGGGGCCCACCGGCGGCGGGAAGAGCACGCTCTTTTCCCTGCTCCCCGGGCTCTACCCCGCACCGCCCGGCACGGTCTTTCTCGAAGGGATCGACGCGTCGGCGATCCCGCTTCCCGAACTGCGCCGCCGTTTCGCCGTGGTCTCCCAGGACCCGTTCCTCTTCTCCGACTCCGTGCTCGAGAACGTCTGCTTCGGTCTGGAACGGACCGACCCGGAAGCCGCCGGAAAGGCGACCGGCCTCGCCCGTTTCCTCGCCGAGGTCGAGGAGATGCCGAACGGGTTCGACACCGTCGTGGGGGAGCGGGGGATCTCGCTCTCGGGGGGGCAGAAGCAGCGGGCCACGATCGCCCGTGCGCTTTGCGCCGAAGCAAAGATCCTGCTGCTGGACGACGCCCTCTCCGCCGTGGACGCCGAGACGGAGCGGGAAATCTTCGAGGGGATCCTCTCGGGAAAGGGGGAGAGGACGGTCCTGTTCAGCACGCACCGGATGGCCTCTCTCTCCCGGTGCGACCGGATCCTCGTGCTGGCGGCCGGCCGGATCGTCGAGGAGGGGACACACGACGACCTTTTCTCCCTGCGCGGCGCCTACTTCGACCTGTACTCCCGCCAGATGCTCGCCCGCGAACTGGAGGAGTCGTCGTGAAGCACGGATCTGACGCCTTTTTCACGGACGACCGCGTCGAAACCCGGGGGATCGACCGGCGGCTCCTGGCGCGCCTCCTGCGCTACGTCCTTCCCCACCGGCGTCTCCTCGTGGCGGCGCTGGCGGCGCTTCTGTGCGGCACCGCCTGCCAGCTGGCGGGGCCGTATCTCATCAAGATCGTCATCGACCGGCACGTGATGACCGGGCGGCTTTCCGGGATGGGGGGGTGGGTCCTCCTGTATCTCGCGGCTCTCGTCGGCGCGATGGGGTTCGTCTACCTGCAGATGTACGCCGTGTCGATCCTCGGCCAGCGGGTGATTCTCGCCCTGCGCCGGGAGATGTTCGCGCGGATGCAGCGGCTCCCCGTCGTCTTCTTCGATCGCACGCCGACCGGGCGCCTCATGACGCGCCTGACCTCCGACGTCGAGGCGCTCCAGGAGCTCCTCTCCTCCGGCCTCGTCTCGACGATCGGCGACGCCGCGGTGCTGGCGGGCACGGCCGCGATCCTGCTCTGGATGGACCCGCGCCTGGCGCTCGTCACCTTCGCCGTCCTGCCCGTCCTCGTGCTGTTCGTCGAGCTGCTGAAAAAGCGGATCCGCGAGGCGAACCGGGAGATGCGGCGGAAGCTCGCGCGGATGAACGCCTTCCTGCAGGAGCACGTGACGGGGGTGGCGGTGGTCAAGACGTTCGGGATGGAGGGGAAGTCGGAGCGGCGGTTCGACGCCCTGAACGGGGAGTACGCCGTGGAGGGCGTGCGGCTCACCAACCTTTACTCCGTCTACTTCCCGGGCGTGGAGATGCTCGCCTCGATCGCGGTGGCGCTTCTGCTGTGGCGCGGCGGCGTCGGCCTGCTCTCGGGCGCGATCACCTTCGGGACGCTCGTGGCGTTCCTCGAATACGCCCGAAGGTTCTACGACCCGATCAAGGACATGAGCGACAAGTACAACATCCTGCAGTCCGCGCTGGCCTCCTCGGAGCGGATCTTCCGGCTCCTCGACGAGGAGATCTCCCCCGAATACGCGGAAAGACCGCCCGAA
Proteins encoded in this window:
- a CDS encoding ABC transporter ATP-binding protein/permease, coding for MRRRVYALCVFGLLVSSVFGLLVPWMIREAVDAVSAARGGGPPGEGRLLRAVGLMILFSILHAVFRFLSRRSLFVAARDVEQEVRRRLFSHVVRLPIRFFHATPTGDVMSRMTNDLSAVWLFLGPGLLTLVGTVLSWLLAVAFMLRISPMLTGVSLLIAPAVVYLSREYGRAFHLRHRLVQESLASMNAALQENVSGIRLVKAFSLEAREEERFSGECERYYRHNLAVARTSAAFHGAIGLLAGVGVALVLFLGGRAVAQGALTLGGFVAFNAYLAMLSFPTMAMGWVINLSQRGSSAMGRINEFLRLPVEFPEDGTEPGEEGTTPIRDASGSGIGEPPLLEVRDLAFSHGGEGRGEALRGVSFSVRKGEVIGVVGPTGGGKSTLFSLLPGLYPAPPGTVFLEGIDASAIPLPELRRRFAVVSQDPFLFSDSVLENVCFGLERTDPEAAGKATGLARFLAEVEEMPNGFDTVVGERGISLSGGQKQRATIARALCAEAKILLLDDALSAVDAETEREIFEGILSGKGERTVLFSTHRMASLSRCDRILVLAAGRIVEEGTHDDLFSLRGAYFDLYSRQMLARELEESS
- a CDS encoding ABC transporter ATP-binding protein/permease, translated to MKHGSDAFFTDDRVETRGIDRRLLARLLRYVLPHRRLLVAALAALLCGTACQLAGPYLIKIVIDRHVMTGRLSGMGGWVLLYLAALVGAMGFVYLQMYAVSILGQRVILALRREMFARMQRLPVVFFDRTPTGRLMTRLTSDVEALQELLSSGLVSTIGDAAVLAGTAAILLWMDPRLALVTFAVLPVLVLFVELLKKRIREANREMRRKLARMNAFLQEHVTGVAVVKTFGMEGKSERRFDALNGEYAVEGVRLTNLYSVYFPGVEMLASIAVALLLWRGGVGLLSGAITFGTLVAFLEYARRFYDPIKDMSDKYNILQSALASSERIFRLLDEEISPEYAERPPEPVLDARPSPSPSASESAASVPAIEFRDVWFSYPRPTGRGTAGGEEGPPVLRGVSFVLEEGQTGAIVGATGAGKTTVLSLLCRFYGIRRGKILLFGRDIREIPREELRGSLALVLQDPFLFSGTVRENVAAGGEAVGTALSAIGVERFTQEWAEGLATEVGERGVRLSTGQRQMVSFARALAREPRVLLLDEATSSIDPVTEGRIQEALAGILPGRTALVVAHRLSTVLSADRIIVMHKGKVREMG